Within Lolium rigidum isolate FL_2022 chromosome 5, APGP_CSIRO_Lrig_0.1, whole genome shotgun sequence, the genomic segment CGACTACCCGGACAACGCCGCGCTCCAAGAGGCGCAGCAGCCCTTCCTCCACATCCTCTCCgacccctcctccacctccacctccacctccaagaACAGCAACAGCCGCGTCGCCTCCCCGTGCTCCCCATCCGACGGCTCCTCCGCCCTGCCGCCCGCCGCCGTTGACTCCTACGACCGCTTCCAGTACGAGCCCGTCGACCTCGACCCCGCCGCCTTCTTCAGCGCCGGCGCCAACTCTGATCTCATGAACTCCGCCttcctcaagggcatggaggagGCCAGCAAGTTCCTGCCCACCCAGGACAAGCTCCTCATCGACCACGAAGCCCCCTCTGGGAACTTCTTCAGGGGCCTCGAGGAGGGCAGCAGCAAGTTCCTGCCCAGCCAGGAGGACAATCTCGTTGCTGAATTCAACGGCCGTGCAGCGCCTCCAGCGATGGTGAGTGTGAAAAGGGAGGAGTCTGTGGATGCTGCTTTGCCCAACTCTCTTGGCGGCCGAGGTCGCAAGAACCCGTACCGTGAAGACGAGCTGGAGCTGGCGGGTGGCAGGAGCAGCAAGCAGACCGCGATGCAGGGGGACGACGTCACTGCACGGGAGGTGTTTGAGAAGGCGCTGAGGCCCTCAGATGATATGTGCATCGAGCAGCTGCAGAATCTGAGGATCGCCATGCAGGAGGCGGTGGCCAAGAATGGAGCCAGCGGTGTCGGGAAGGGGGGCAATGGGAAAGCTAGGGGCCGTGGTGGTGGTTCGGACATGGTGGACCTGCGAACGCTGCTCATTCATTGCGCACAGGCTGTTGCcaccgacgaccgccggagcgctACAGAGCTGCTGAAGCAGATCAGGCTGCACGCTCGCGCCGATGGCGATGGCACGCAGCGCCTCGCGCATTGCTTTGCAGAGGGCCTGCACGCGCGGCTGGCGGGCACTGGTGGCATGGTACACCGGTCGCTCATGGCAACACGCATCTCAGCCGCCGACATGCTCAAAGCTTACCAGCTGTACATGGCAGCCATCTGTTTCAAGAAGGTGCCCTTCCTGTTCTCAAACGTTACTATCTGTAATGCCGCCTTGGGAAAGAAGAAGATACATATCATCGATTACGGTATACAATATGGGTTCCAGTGGCCATGCTTACTGCGAATGATGTCAGGAAGGGAGGGAGGGCCGCCTGAGGTAAGGATCACTGGTATTGACCTCCCCCAGCCCGGGTTCCGGCCAAAAGAGCGCATGGAGGAGACAGGCCGTAGGCTCAGTAAGTATGCCAGTGAGTTCAATGTGACGTTCAAGTACCAAGCCATCGCGGCGGCAAAGATGGAGTCGATCCGTAAAGAGGATCTCAACATTGATCCTGAAGAGACGCTCATTGTGAACTGTTTGTTTCAATTCAAGAACTTGATGGATGA encodes:
- the LOC124653328 gene encoding scarecrow-like protein 34: MGSSSYLPASMDPPGVDYSLYLSDLIPGSPSAYLDLPPTPHHEQQQQKPFADDSPSSMPEDLVLPFISRMLMEEDIDEKFFYDYPDNAALQEAQQPFLHILSDPSSTSTSTSKNSNSRVASPCSPSDGSSALPPAAVDSYDRFQYEPVDLDPAAFFSAGANSDLMNSAFLKGMEEASKFLPTQDKLLIDHEAPSGNFFRGLEEGSSKFLPSQEDNLVAEFNGRAAPPAMVSVKREESVDAALPNSLGGRGRKNPYREDELELAGGRSSKQTAMQGDDVTAREVFEKALRPSDDMCIEQLQNLRIAMQEAVAKNGASGVGKGGNGKARGRGGGSDMVDLRTLLIHCAQAVATDDRRSATELLKQIRLHARADGDGTQRLAHCFAEGLHARLAGTGGMVHRSLMATRISAADMLKAYQLYMAAICFKKVPFLFSNVTICNAALGKKKIHIIDYGIQYGFQWPCLLRMMSGREGGPPEVRITGIDLPQPGFRPKERMEETGRRLSKYASEFNVTFKYQAIAAAKMESIRKEDLNIDPEETLIVNCLFQFKNLMDESVVIESPRDIVLTNIRKMRPHTFIHAIVNGSFSAPFFVTRFREVLFFYSALFDILDTTTPRNNEQRMLIEQNIFGRAALNVIACEGTDRVERPETYKQWQTRNQRAGLKQLPLNPQVIERVRDNVKNNYHKDFVIDVDHQWLLSGWKGRILYAISTWVANDASS